In a single window of the Thunnus thynnus chromosome 9, fThuThy2.1, whole genome shotgun sequence genome:
- the ankhd1 gene encoding ankyrin repeat and KH domain-containing protein 1 isoform X2, translating to MQDAVAGTAMLTDGFEDEIDSVTPRSPAAGMGVGATPGGVGLGGIGIGVGGKKVRLYGEPGGPAAERLDFKLAAAAVLSSGPGSGSDEDEVSEVESFILDQEDLDNPIMKTASELLLSSATDGVDLRTVDPETQARLEALLEAAGIGKLSTADGKAFADPEVLRRLTSSVSCALDEAAAALTRMRAENTLNAGQADNLVIFSRSLAEACSDGDVNAVRKLLDEGRSVNEHTEEGESLLCLACSAGYYELAQVLLAMHANVEDRGIKGDITPLMAAASGGYVDIVKLLLVHGADVNAQSSTGNTALTYACAGGFVDVVKVLLKEGANIEDHNENGHTPLMEAASAGHVEVARVLLEYGAGINTHSNEFKESALTLACYKGHLDMVRFLLEAGADQEHKTDEMHTALMEACMDGHVEVARLLLDSGAQVNMPADSFESPLTLAACGGHVELAALLIERGANLEEVNDEGYTPLMEAAREGHEEMVALLLAQGANINAQTEETQETALTLACCGGFLEVADFLIKAGADIELGCSTPLMEAAQEGHLELVKYLLAAGANVHATTATGDTALTYACENGHTDVADVLLQAGANLEHESEGGRTPLMKAARAGHLCTVQFLISKGANVNRATANNDHTVVSLACAGGHLAVVELLLAHGADPTHRLKDGSTMLIEAAKGGHTNVVSYLLDYPNNILSVPAPDLSQLTPPSQDASQVPRVPFQALAMVVPPQEPDRAPSNIATPPPVSSKGVSKQRQAALQPGVPSSVGRGPEAEPLPPFHLCQPLECIVEETEGKLNELGQRISAIEKAQLQSLELIQGEPLTKDKIEELKKSREEQVQKKKKILKELQKVERQLQLKTQQQFTKEYMEAKGLKEEQEAGQSQGPGPGPGSTTSAPGPLPTTPGAQVHTSSDTDEEANKDEEQPGEEGEEEEEEEDDDEEECSEDEVEGEEDDYTKLPQVDTILYRDGPQPPQQPPLPPSPQAQPQPPPPPLQAAFVPIQPLPDYNPADYPGSTSPELQRVLVGQQMLGQQQQGQGQQLAGLGPGMIPQQAPDGLMVATPAQTLTDTLDDIMAAVSSRVPMLNTTTSPTPLSQPPTQTPANIASPPSVLPLYPSVDIDAHTESNHDTALTLACAGGHEELVSVLIARGANIEHRDKKGFTPLILAATAGHVGVVEVLLDKGGDIEAQSERTKDTPLSLACSGGRQEVVELLLLRGANKEHRNVSDYTPLSLAASGGYVNIIKILLNAGAEINSRTGSKLGISPLMLAAMNGHVPAVKLLLDMGSDINAQIETNRNTALTLACFQGRAEVVSLLLDRKANVEHRAKTGLTPLMEAASGGYAEVGRVLLDKGADVNAPPVPSSRDTALTIAADKGHYKFCELLINRGAHIDVRNKKGNTPLWLAANGGHFDVVQLLVHASADVDAADNRKITPLMAAFRKGHVKVVQYLVKEVNQFPSDIECMRYIATIADKELLKKCHQCMETIVKAKDQQAAEANKNASILLKELDLEKSREESKKQALAAKREKRKEKRKKKKEEQKRKQEEEEGQKTKEESSDMQEQKEDSADESEVPIEPPSATTTTTIGISATSTTFTTAFGKKRASVATTPSTNRKNKKNKTKDSSPNEPIILQDPQVALAQHKADKNKIHGEPRGGGGGVTGGNSDSDPLDSTDCASESSSSGGKSQELNYLPDLTSSASSSSSSSSSSSSSVPSSGAAQAHLPGPEKRHCPQPLTEGKVDNKVTVSISKPTQKALDTSDSTSNSLPSPFKTMALPVTSPNSKLSLTSPKRGQKREEGWKEVVRRSKKLSVPASVVSRIMGRGGCNITAIQDVTGAHIDVDKQKDKNGERMITIRGGTESTRYAVQLINALIQDPAKELEDLIPRNHIRAPGSKTTATSFPSTTGATSGSTTGPKALSSLVTSTGVSFQPSSSSSSSSSQAGGKIGKGLSSNVRQPFPVSLPLAYAHPQLALLAAQTMHQIRHPRLPMAQFGGTFSPAASTWGPFPVRPVSPGSASSSPKHNGGTNSTAGQARSNSTQSEHSNTASSGAPVTTTNTTTTSAPNTSSAAASPHTPNPTPYNPQPSVPTPSSVRKQLFAPDPKPAGVTPVSVAATATSGSNAVRGTGSPAHHSSTTTTANALQHSVGPISQPPLQPTKTEPTAVAPPGKDKPSLPVENQPASVSESINSVGFTAPAMALPPKPEPRQQLPPPPSSVPSTEAPPPLLNPQPSTHLPSVPPPVLSHNVAHPNNTVPHFSAPAPRVSHRMQPPGPYYSLPEQQQQQQTQQQSMFVPFNAQQEPPKQTQNQTSQPTSLPPQAQAQAQAQAQGSLQVSANLGMMNGSQMQHVANAGKPQQIPPNFGPAGLFNFSSIFDNNNQVGNNQVWGACHLPARSPPEQSYSAPPAYMSMGQMENMMPPPPPDSSKAPGYRSASQRMVNSPIALTSYATSISGSPVYLHGHTAVGTPSFSRQHFSPHPWSASTSGESPVPPPSTVSSSTLSTSAVAPPPQPKPGSSSQQDRKVPPPIGTERLARIRQTGSVNPPLLTTSYTASVGQGGIWSFGVGSASEAMSGWSQPLMSSHMMHPQLQAEQSAFSQHQPMEQDDTGIANPANNYHQPQHMPNSYMDFPKGMPMSMYGGTMMPPHPPMAEGPGGPMYNGLHAGDPAWSPIIKVVPNNADNSDPQQQVWPGTWAPHVGNVHLNHVN from the exons GCATCGGTAAACTGTCCACTGCCGATGGTAAAGCTTTTGCAGACCCTGAGGTGCTACGGCGACTGACGTCATCTGTGAGTTGTGCCTTGGATGAGGCTGCGGCAGCCCTGACTCGTATGAGAGCTGAAAACACACTCAACGCCGGCCAAGCCGACAA TCTGGTTATTTTCAGCCGTAGTTTAGCAGAGGCGTGCTCAGATGGGGATGTCAACGCTGTGCGCAAATTGCTGGATGAGGGACGGAGTGTCAACGAACacacagaggaaggagagagccTGCTGTGCCTCGCCTGCTCGGCTGGCTACTATGAACTTGCACAG GTTTTGTTGGCCATGCATGCCAATGTGGAGGACCGGGGCATAAAAGGGGACATAACGCCACTCATGGCTGCTGCCAGTGGAGGTTATGTGGACATTGTCAAACTGCTCCTGGTCCACGGGGCAGATGTAAATGCACAATCCTCCACAG GCAACACAGCTCTGACGTACGCATGTGCTGGTGGCTTCGTGGATGTGGTGAAGGTGCTGCTGAAAGAGGGTGCTAACATTGAGGACCACAACGAGAACGGACACACACCTCTTATGGAGGCGGCCAGTGCTGGCCACGTGGAGGTGGCCAGAGTACTCTTGGAGTATGGAGCCGGCATCAACACACACTCCAATGAGTTCAAAGAGAGTGCTCTTACATTAGCTTGCTACAAAG GTCACTTGGATATGGTGCGTTTTCTGTTGGAGGCTGGAGCAGACCAGGAACATAAGACAGATGAGATGCACACCGCACTGATGGAGGCTTGCATG GACGGCCATGTGGAGGTGGCGCGGCTGCTGTTGGACAGCGGTGCGCAGGTCAACATGCCAGCTGATTCCTTCGAGTCGCCCCTCACCCTCGCAGCCTGTGGAGGACACGTGGAGCTGGCAGCCTTGCTCATAGAGAGGGGAGCCAACTTGGAGGAG GTTAATGATGAGGGCTACACTCCCCTGATGGAGGCAGCTAGAGAAGGCCACGAGGAGATGGTAGCACTGCTGCTGGCTCAAG GTGCTAACATCAACGCCCAGACAGAGGAGACCCAGGAGACAGCTCTGACACTAGCATGCTGTGGAGGCTTCTTGGAAGTGGCTGACTTCCTCATCAAGGCGGGGGCCGACATTGAGTTGGGCTGCTCCACTCCTCTAATGGAGGCTGCACAAGAAGGCCATCTGGAGTTGGTCAAATACTTGCTGGCTGCAG GGGCAAATGTTCATGCCACCACGGCGACGGGTGACACAGCGTTGACGTACGCATGCGAGAACGGGCACACTGATGTAGCGGATGTGCTGCTGCAGGCTGGAGCCAACTTG GAACATGAGTCTGAAGGGGGGCGGACGCCCTTAATGAAGGCAGCAAGGGCGGGACATCTCTGTACAGTGCAGTTCCTTATCAGCAAAG GTGCTAATGTGAACAGGGCTACAGCCAATAATGATCACACAGTAGTGTCTCTGGCCTGTGCTGGAGGACATCTGGCTGTGGTGGAGTTGCTGCTGGCACATGGGGCGGATCCTACACACAGACTCAAA GATGGTTCGACCATGTTGATAGAAGCTGCTAAGGGTGGCCACACTAATGTGGTGTCCTACCTGTTGGACTACCCCAACAACATCCTGTCTGTCCCAGCCCCTGATCTCTCCCAGCTCACTCCCCCCTCGCAAGATGCCTCTCAG GTTCCTCGTGTCCCATTCCAAGCTCTCGCCATGGTGGTGCCCCCTCAGGAGCCTGACCGAGCCCCATCAAACATTGCCACACCCCCACCTGTCTCCAGCAAAG GCGTGTCCAAACAGAGACAGGCAGCCCTACAGCCCGGTGTCCCCAGCTCAGTCGGCCGGGGGCCTGAAGCAGAGCCTCTGCCGCCCTTCCATTTGTGCCAGCCTCTAGAGTGCATTGTGGAGGAGACGGAGGGTAAGCTGAACGAGCTGGGCCAGAGGATCAGCGCTATCGAAAAAGCCCAACTTCAGTCGCTAGAGCTCATTCAGGGGGAGCCGCTCACCAAAGACAAGAttgaggagctgaagaagagcagagaggagcag gtgcagaagaagaagaaaattttAAAGGAGTTGCAGAAGGTAGAACGccagctgcagctgaaaacacagcaacagtTCACCAAAGAGTACATGGAGGCGAAGGGCTtaaaggaggagcaggaggccGGACAGAGCCAGGGCCCCGGCCCGGGGCCTGGAAGTACGACGTCTGCTCCAGGGCCCCTTCCCACCACACCAGGTGCCCAAGTACACACCAGCTCCGACACGGATGAAGAGGCCAACAAAGATGAGGAGCAGccaggagaggagggggaagag gaggaggaagaggaagacgaTGATGAAGAGGAGTGTTCGGAGGATGAGGTGGAAGGAGAAGAGGACGATTACACCAAGCTTCCTCAGGTGGACACAATTCTCTACAGGGATGGGCCACAGCCGCCACAGCAGCCTCCTCTGCCCCCTTCACCACAGGCCCAGCCCCAGCCTCCCCCTCCGCCTCTTCAGGCTGCCTTCGTTCCTATCCAACCGCTGCCAGACTACAACCCTGCAGACTACCCGGGAAGTACTAGCCCAGAGCTGCAGAGGGTACTGGTAGGGCAGCAGATGCTGGGCCAACAGCAGCAAGGCCAGGGTCAACAGTTGGCTGGGTTAGGCCCAGGAATGATACCTCAGCAGGCCCCAGATGGGCTCATGGTAGCCACACCTGCACAGACGCTCACAGACACGCTGGATGACATCATGGCAG CTGTCAGCAGCCGCGTGCCCATGCTGAACACTACAACCTCACCCACACCCCTGTCCCAGCCGCCCACACAGACGCCTGCAAACATCGCCTCACCACCCTCTGTCCTACCCCTCTATCCCTCTGTTGACATAGATGCACAT ACGGAGAGTAACCACGACACGGCGCTGACACTGGCATGTGCAGGAGGGCACGAGGAGCTGGTGTCTGTTCTCATTGCACGAGGAGCCAACATTGAGCACCGGGACAAAAAAG GTTTTACTCCTCTGATCCTGGCTGCCACTGCTGGCCACGTTGGAGTTGTGGAAGTGCTCCTGGACAAAGGGGGTGACATTGAGGCTCAGTCAGAGAGAACCAAAGACACACCCCTCTCCTTGGCTTGCTCTGGGGGACGTCAGGAG GTGGTTGAGTTGCTGCTGCTACGGGGAGCCAATAAGGAACACCGCAACGTTTCAGACTACACACCTCTTAGTCTTGCTGCCTCTGGGGGTTATGTCAACATCATTAAGATACTCCTCAATGCTGGGGCTGAGATCAACTCCAG GACTGGTAGTAAGCTGGGAATCTCTCCTCTGATGCTGGCAGCTATGAATGGTCATGTACCAGCAGTGAAGCTGTTGCTAGATATGGGCTCGGACATCAACGCCCAGATCGAGaccaacagaaacacagctctaaccctagcctgCTTCCAGGGGCGGGCTGAGGTCGTCAGTCTGCTGCTAGATCGCAAGGCCAACGTAGAGCACCGTGCTAAG ACTGGTCTTACTCCTCTGATGGAGGCAGCGTCAGGAGGTTATGCAGAGGTGGGTCGAGTGCTACTGGATAAAGGCGCTGATGTCAATGCTCCCCCTGTTCCCTCATCCCGAGACACTGCCCTTACAATTGCTGCCGACAAGGGCCACTACAAGTTTTGTGAGCTGCTTATCAACAG AGGTGCCCATATCGATGTACGTAACAAGAAAGGGAACACGCCTCTCTGGCTGGCGGCAAACGGCGGTCATTTTGACGTGGTCCAGCTCTTGGTACATGCCAGTGCTGATGTGGATGCAGCCGACAACCGCAAGATTACCCCACTCATGGCTGCTTTTCGCAAG GGTCATGTAAAAGTGGTGCAGTACCTTGTGAAGGAGGTCAACCAATTCCCATCAGATATTGAGTGCATGAGATATATTGCCACCATTGCTGACAAG GAGCTGTTGAAGAAGTGCCACCAGTGCATGGAGACCATTGTCAAAGCCAAAGACCAGCAGGCAGCTGAGGCAAACAAGAACGCTAGCATTCTCCTCAAGGAGCTAGACCTGGAGAAG TCTCGGGAGGAGAGCAAGAAACAGGCCCTGGCTGCCAAGCGTGAGAAGCGCAAGGAGAAAcgcaagaagaagaaggaggagcagaagaggaagcaggaggaagaggaagggcaGAAAACTAAGGAGGAGTCCTCTGACATGCAGGAGCAGAAGGAAGATTCAGCTGATG AATCAGAGGTTCCTATCGAGCCTCCCAGTGcaactaccaccaccaccattgGTATATCTGCCACTTCCACCACTTTCACTACAGCTTTTGGTAAGAAGCGAGCAAGCGTGGCCACTACCCCAAGCACCAATCGcaagaacaaaaagaacaagacCAAGGACTCTTCGCCTAATGAACCCATCATATTACAGGATCCGCAG GTTGCACTAGCACAGCACAAGGCTGACAAGAACAAGATCCATGGTGAGCCACGGGGTGGGGGCGGGGGAGTGACTGGTGGTAACAGCGATTCCGACCCCTTGGATAGCACCGACTGTGCcagtgagagcagcagcagcgggggCAAGAGTCAGGAGCTCAACTACCTCCCTGACCTCACCTcatccgcctcctcctcctcctcctcttcctcctcctcctcttcttcagtcCCCTCTTCAGGAGCGGCCCAGGCCCATCTGCCTGGCCCAGAGAAAAGACACTGTcctcagcctctgactgaaggCAAGGTGGACAACAAAGTCACAGTCTCCATCTCAAAACCAACGCAAAA AGCTCTGGACACGAGCGACTCAACCTCCAACTCCCTGCCCTCTCCATTCAAGACCATGGCTCTTCCCGTCACTTCACCCAACAGTAAGCTCAGCCTCACAAGCCCCAAGAGAGGccagaagagagaagaaggtTGGAAGGAGGTGGTCAGGAG ATCAAAGAAGCTGTCTGTGCCAGCCTCCGTTGTGTCCAGGATCATGGGCCGAGGAGGCTGCAACATCACAGCCATCCAGGACGTGACTGGAGCTCACATCGACGTGGACAAACAGAAGGACAAGAACGGGGAGAGGATGATCACCATAAG AGGAGGCACAGAGTCTACAAGGTATGCAGTCCAGCTGATCAACGCTCTAATCCAAGACCCAGCCAAAGAGCTTGAGGATCTGATCCCCCGGAATCACATTAGAGCCCCAGGCTCTAAAACGACCGCAACTTCCTTCCCCAGCACCACAGGGGCCACCAGCGGTTCAACCACTGGGCCAAAGGCCCTGAGCTCGTTGGTCACCTCAACAGGCGTCTCGTTCCAGCCCTCTTCATCCTCGTCTTCGTCCTCCTCTCAGGCAGGGGGAAAGATTGGGAAGGGGTTGTCATCAAACGTCAGACAGCCTTTCCCAGTATCTCTGCCTCTGGCGTACGCCCACCCCCAGCTGGCTTTACTGGCTGCTCAGACCATGCACCAGATCAGACACCCTCGTCTACCCATGGCCCAGTTTGGTGGCACCTTCTCTCCTGCCGCCAGCACCTGGGGACCCTTCCCTGTGCGACCTGTGAGCCCTGGCAGTGCTAGCAGCTCCCCCAAACACAACGGAGGAACCAACAGCACTGCAGGCCAGGCCAGGTCCAACTCGACCCAAAGTGAGCACAGCAACACAGCCAGCTCAGGAGCCCCAGTCACgaccaccaacaccaccaccaccagtgctCCTAATACATCGTCAGCAGCAGCCTCGCCTCATACCCCTAATCCCACCCCATACAATCCCCAGCCGAGTGTCCCCACCCCTTCCTCCGTCAGAAAACAGCTCTTCGCCCCTGACCCCAAGCCCGCCGGTGTCACCCCTGTGTCTGTTGCTGCCACTGCTACTAGTGGCAGCAATGCAGTACGAGGCACAGGGTCCCCTGCACATCACAGTTCCACTACAACCACCGCTAATGCCCTTCAGCACTCAGTCGGACCCATCTCACAGCCCCCCCTCCAGCCAACTAAAACGGAGCCCACTGCCGTTGCCCCTCCTGGAAAAGACAAGCCCTCTCTACCTGTAGAGAATCAGCCTGCTTCTGTCAGTGAGAGCATCAACTCTGTGGGTTTCACTGCCCCTGCCATGGCTTTACCTCCCAAACCAGAGCCACGGCAGCAGTtacctccccctccctcctctgtaCCGTCCACAGAGGCACCACCACCCCTCCTCAACCCGCAGCCCAGCACCCATCTCCCCTCAGtacctcctcctgtcctctcacACAATGTTGCACACCCCAACAACACTGTACCCCACTTCTCAGCCCCAGCGCCCAGAGTCTCCCATCGTATGCAGCCACCAGGGCCTTACTATTCCCTTCctgagcagcaacagcagcagcagacacaacAACAATCTATGTTTGTGCCCTTCAACGCTCAGCAAGAACCCCCTAAACAGACCCAAAACCAGACGTCTCAGCCCACAAGTTTGCCTCCACAGGCCCAAGCCCAAGCTCAAGCCCAGGCTCAGGGCTCCCTTCAGGTCTCTGCTAACCTGGGGATGATGAACGGTTCCCAGATGCAGCATGTGGCCAATGCAGGCAAGCCTCAGCAGATACCCCCCAACTTCGGTCCTGCAGGCCTCTTCAATTTCAGCAGCATCTTTGATAATAATAACCAG GTGGGAAATAATCAGGTGTGGGGTGCATGCCATCTGCCTGCTCGCTCGCCCCCAGAGCAGTCGTACTCAGCCCCACCAGCCTACATGAGTATGGGCCAGATGGAGAATATGATGCCCCCACCTCCTCCAGACAGTTCCAAAGCCCCTGGCTACCGTTCTGCCTCCCAGAGGATGGTCAACAGCCCCATCG CGTTGACCAGCTATGCCACCAGTATCTCTGGCAGTCCAGTGTATCTGCACGGTCATACAGCAGTTGGCACGCCCTCATTCAGCAGACAGCACTTTTCCCCTCATCCCTGGAGTGCATCCACATCAG GTGAGTCTCCTGTACCGCCTCCCTCTACAGTGTCATCCTCCACCCTTTCCACTTCAGCCGTGGCCCCGCCTCCCCAGCCTAAGCCAGGCAGCTCCTCGCAGCAGGACCGGAAGGTTCCCCCACCCATCGGCACAGAGCGGCTGGCAAGGATCAGGCAGACGGGTTCAGTCAACCCACCTCTCCTCACCACCAGCTACACGGCATCTGTTGGACAGGGAGGCATATGGTCATTTGGTGTTGGCAGTGCTTCAG AGGCCATGTCTGGTTGGTCCCAGCCACTGATGAGCAGCCACATGATGCATCCTCAGCTGCAGGCAGAGCAGTCAGCCTTCTCTCAGCACCAGCCCATGGAGCAGGACGACACAGGCATCGCAAACCCTGCTAACAACTACCACCAGCCGCAGCATATGCCCAACAGTTACATGGACTTCCCAAAG GGAATGCCTATGTCAATGTATGGAGGAACCATGATGCCCCCTCATCCTCCCATGGCAGAGGGACCGGGGGGACCGATGTACAATGGTTTGCACGCAGGTGACCCCGCATGGAGCCCCATTATCAAAGTGGTCCCAAACAATGCAGATAACTCAGACCCACAACAGCAG gTGTGGCCTGGTACCTGGGCACCTCATGTGGGCAATGTGCACCTGAACCACGTCAACTAG